One genomic window of Arachis stenosperma cultivar V10309 chromosome 10, arast.V10309.gnm1.PFL2, whole genome shotgun sequence includes the following:
- the LOC130957359 gene encoding uncharacterized protein LOC130957359 produces MDGESEICLPGDIVIPSSDQAFDELVHFSYPNILENMSSKDFFKARTILAPTLDIVEEVNNHLMAIILGGKKLYLSSDSICMDEGNMESQLDLYGPELLNTINCSGLPSHKLILKVGVPVMLLRNINQSSGLCNGTRLQVRKLGNHVIECEVLTGNNVGHIGNNVGHIALIPRMNMVPTNETVPVRFQRRQFPIIVSFAMTINKSQGQTLSHVGLYLPRPVFTHGQLYVALSRVKSKRVLRVLLMNHIEMSTNSTINVVYREVFEKIVF; encoded by the coding sequence ATGGATGGTGAATCTGAGATATGTCTTCCAGGAGATATTGTTATTCCTTCTTCGGACCAGGCATTTGATGAGTTGGTTCATTTTTCTTAtccaaatattttagaaaacaTGTCCTCAAAGGATTTTTTCAAAGCAAGAACTATACTGGCTCCCACACTAGACATTGTAGAAGAGGTCAACAACCATCTGATGGCTATCATTCTTGGAGGGAAAAAATTATATCTTAGTTCAGATTCTATTTGTATGGATGAAGGGAATATGGAGAGTCAACTAGATCTCTATGGTCCTGAATTACTGAATACCATAAATTGTTCTGGTTTGCCTTCACATAAATTAATACTCAAGGTTGGTGTTCCGGTGATGTTACTAAGGAATATTAACCAATCCAGTGGTCTTTGTAATGGTACAAGACTACAAGTTAGGAAGCTTGGAAATCATGTCATAGAATGTGAAGTCTTAACGGGTAACAATGTTGGTCATATTGGTAACAATGTTGGTCATATTGCTTTGATTCCAAGAATGAATATGGTACCAACAAATGAAACTGTCCCAGTTAGATTTCAACGAAGACAGTTTCCCATAATAGTATCGTTTGCCATGACAATTAATAAGTCTCAGGGACAAACTTTATCTCACGTTGGATTGTACTTGCCCAGACCAGTTTTTACACATGGCCAACTATATGTGGCACTTTCAAGAGTTAAGAGTAAGAGAGTTTTAAGAGTTTTACTTATGAATCACATAGAAATGTCTACAAATTCAACCATCAATGTTGTTTATAGAGAAGTCTTTGAAAAAATAGTATTCTAA